The Heyndrickxia vini genome contains a region encoding:
- a CDS encoding LytTR family DNA-binding domain-containing protein: MDHHTVSSIMEVIQELFPKDTSIAITNDKQYIYYQPSKQIDLKIKPGDHIKEGTATYKALKVQQKISDYIDKNVLGVSYFGMSFPIVEGNDIKGCVTAILPRKPITFPTSFLTVKSNDRWLPLPYNQIMFLEAQSRKTNVHSDSLVGTHKFNLTELEYFLPTDLFIRCHRSYIININFIAEIHPDSHSTFLLIMKDGAKIPVSQTYASQFRKILCF; the protein is encoded by the coding sequence ATGGATCATCATACTGTTTCATCCATAATGGAAGTTATTCAAGAGCTATTTCCGAAAGATACTTCCATTGCGATAACTAACGATAAACAATATATTTATTATCAACCTAGTAAACAAATTGATTTAAAAATAAAACCAGGTGATCATATTAAAGAAGGCACTGCTACCTATAAAGCGTTAAAAGTTCAGCAAAAGATATCCGATTATATAGATAAAAATGTACTCGGAGTCTCCTATTTTGGAATGTCTTTTCCTATTGTTGAAGGGAATGACATAAAAGGTTGTGTTACGGCTATTTTACCTAGAAAACCAATCACATTCCCTACTTCTTTTCTAACCGTGAAATCTAATGACCGATGGCTTCCATTACCTTATAATCAAATTATGTTTTTAGAGGCACAGAGTAGAAAAACCAATGTTCATTCCGACTCATTAGTGGGAACACATAAATTTAACTTAACAGAATTAGAGTACTTTTTACCTACTGATCTATTTATTCGTTGTCATCGATCATATATTATTAATATCAATTTTATTGCGGAAATACACCCCGATTCACATTCCACTTTCTTACTGATTATGAAAGACGGGGCAAAAATTCCTGTAAGTCAAACATATGCGAGTCAATTTAGAAAAATATTATGCTTTTAA
- a CDS encoding acetyl-CoA hydrolase/transferase family protein, whose product MENNTMKYIRDPRLTDRVVSAKDAASWIKDGMTLGLSGFTRAGDAKAVPTALIERAKNESLKVNVYTGASLGSDIDKLMAEAGMIHKRMPFQADPAMRKKINQGQILFVDQHLSHMAEAIRADVLCPIDFAIVEAVAIDENGMIIPTTSVGNSSIFVEKSKHVIVEINTAQPIELEGLHDIYEVGMQGKRNPILLKNVQDRLGTIGIPVDSEKIIGIVFTHQLDSASTIVPPDEETQIMANHLINFLKREVKAGRLTNQLAPLQSGIGSVANAVLHGLIDSEFTNLEVYSEVLQDAVFDLIDVGKVRFASCCSITLSDEKMKHVYANLEKYKERLILRPQEISNHPEIIRRLGLISINTALEVDIYGNVNSTHVRGTHMMNGIGGSGDFARNARLAIFVTKSIAKNGDISSIVPFVSHVDHTEHDVDVIVTEQGYADLRGLAPIERAPLIIQNCVHPSYREQLLEYFEEARHKGGQTPHVLEKAFSWHINYEKSGTMRQLVNQI is encoded by the coding sequence ATGGAAAACAATACAATGAAATATATTAGAGACCCTCGTTTAACGGACCGAGTTGTATCTGCGAAAGATGCTGCATCATGGATAAAGGACGGCATGACATTAGGATTAAGTGGATTTACTCGAGCGGGAGATGCTAAGGCTGTGCCTACTGCATTGATCGAACGGGCAAAAAACGAAAGTTTAAAGGTAAATGTTTATACAGGTGCTTCCTTAGGATCTGATATTGATAAATTAATGGCTGAAGCAGGGATGATTCATAAGCGTATGCCATTTCAAGCGGATCCTGCAATGCGCAAAAAAATCAACCAAGGACAAATACTATTTGTCGATCAGCATTTGTCCCACATGGCGGAAGCGATTCGTGCGGATGTACTCTGCCCGATTGATTTCGCAATTGTGGAAGCGGTTGCAATTGACGAAAACGGCATGATTATTCCGACAACATCTGTCGGAAACTCTTCTATCTTTGTTGAAAAATCAAAACATGTAATTGTTGAAATCAACACTGCACAGCCAATCGAACTAGAAGGACTTCATGATATTTATGAGGTTGGTATGCAAGGAAAGCGCAATCCCATATTACTTAAAAATGTACAAGATCGATTAGGTACAATAGGTATTCCTGTAGACAGTGAGAAAATTATTGGCATCGTGTTCACCCATCAATTGGATTCGGCTTCTACTATTGTGCCACCTGATGAAGAGACACAAATCATGGCCAATCATTTAATTAATTTCTTAAAAAGGGAAGTAAAGGCTGGGAGATTAACAAATCAGCTTGCACCATTACAGTCTGGAATTGGTTCTGTTGCAAACGCAGTATTACATGGACTTATAGATTCAGAGTTTACTAACCTGGAAGTATACTCCGAAGTTCTCCAAGATGCTGTCTTTGACTTAATTGATGTGGGGAAAGTACGATTTGCTTCTTGCTGCTCTATTACATTGTCCGATGAAAAAATGAAGCATGTATATGCCAATCTTGAAAAATATAAGGAACGTCTTATTCTCAGACCACAGGAAATATCCAACCATCCGGAAATTATCCGTCGTTTAGGATTGATTTCAATTAATACGGCATTAGAAGTCGATATTTATGGAAACGTGAACTCTACACATGTACGTGGAACACATATGATGAATGGTATTGGTGGTTCGGGGGATTTTGCAAGAAATGCACGTCTAGCTATATTTGTTACCAAATCAATTGCAAAAAATGGAGACATCTCCAGTATCGTACCATTCGTATCACATGTAGACCATACTGAACATGATGTGGATGTTATCGTAACTGAACAAGGTTATGCAGATTTACGAGGCTTGGCACCTATTGAACGTGCACCACTCATTATCCAAAATTGTGTTCATCCATCCTATCGTGAGCAACTGCTTGAATACTTCGAAGAGGCACGACACAAAGGGGGACAAACACCACATGTATTAGAAAAGGCATTTTCCTGGCATATTAATTATGAAAAAAGTGGAACGATGCGTCAGCTTGTAAACCAAATATAA
- a CDS encoding L-cystine transporter gives MMQKKHVSFSKRVFAGLGLGIVFGFIIHLLYGTTDSVTVNTIDWFNIVGNGYVKLLQMVVMPLVFISIVGAFTKLKLTKNIGKISFLVIGILLGTTAIAAAIGIGSALSFNLDGIHLNQGEEEAARNALLQEKVTGVKDMTIPQQIIELLPSNPFQDLTGARPTSTIAVVIFAAFVGMAYLGVRRKSPEQGEFFAKIIDTLYSIIMRIVTLILRLTPYGVLALITKVMATSDYGAIAKLGKFVIASYVALIVMFIVHLLLITLAKLSPVKYVRKSLPTLTFAFTSRSSAGTLPLNIQTQTKSFGVSEGIANFAGSFGLSIGQNGCAGIYPAMLAIMVAPSAGINPTDPSFIITLILVVAISSFGVAGVGGGATFAALIVLSVMNLPIAIVGLLISVEPLIDMGRTALNVSGSMTAGILTGKATKELDKDVYQQSNAIEA, from the coding sequence ATGATGCAGAAGAAGCATGTATCCTTTTCGAAACGTGTATTCGCAGGTTTAGGATTGGGGATTGTTTTCGGTTTTATTATTCATCTTTTATACGGAACAACGGACAGCGTAACCGTTAATACAATAGATTGGTTTAATATCGTGGGTAATGGTTATGTGAAACTGTTACAAATGGTTGTTATGCCACTTGTATTCATTTCGATCGTTGGTGCGTTTACAAAATTAAAGTTAACGAAAAATATTGGTAAAATCAGTTTCCTCGTAATTGGAATTTTACTAGGAACAACAGCCATTGCTGCAGCCATCGGTATTGGTTCAGCTTTAAGCTTTAATTTAGATGGGATTCATTTAAATCAAGGGGAAGAAGAAGCTGCAAGAAATGCACTTCTACAGGAAAAAGTCACAGGTGTGAAAGATATGACAATTCCTCAGCAAATTATTGAATTGTTACCAAGTAATCCGTTTCAAGATTTAACGGGTGCACGCCCAACATCTACAATTGCAGTTGTTATATTTGCAGCGTTTGTTGGCATGGCTTACCTGGGAGTTAGGAGAAAAAGTCCGGAGCAAGGTGAATTTTTTGCAAAAATAATTGATACGTTATATTCCATTATTATGCGAATTGTTACGTTAATTCTACGACTTACTCCGTATGGTGTACTTGCGTTAATTACAAAAGTTATGGCTACAAGTGATTATGGGGCAATTGCCAAACTAGGCAAATTCGTTATCGCTTCTTATGTAGCATTGATTGTTATGTTTATTGTTCACTTATTACTTATTACATTAGCTAAACTTAGCCCAGTGAAGTATGTGAGAAAAAGTTTGCCTACTTTAACATTTGCGTTTACTTCACGTTCAAGTGCGGGAACATTACCTTTAAATATTCAAACACAAACGAAGAGTTTCGGTGTATCAGAAGGGATTGCAAACTTTGCGGGATCCTTTGGGTTATCAATCGGGCAAAATGGGTGTGCAGGGATTTACCCAGCCATGCTAGCGATTATGGTAGCTCCGTCTGCAGGAATTAATCCGACTGATCCATCGTTTATTATCACTCTCATTCTAGTAGTTGCAATTAGTTCATTTGGTGTTGCAGGTGTTGGTGGCGGTGCTACATTTGCTGCTTTAATCGTATTATCAGTTATGAACTTACCGATTGCGATCGTTGGTCTATTAATTTCAGTAGAGCCTTTAATTGATATGGGACGTACAGCTTTAAATGTTAGTGGAAGTATGACAGCAGGAATTCTAACAGGTAAGGCAACAAAAGAGCTTGATAAAGATGTTTATCAACAATCGAATGCGATAGAAGCATAG
- a CDS encoding bifunctional metallophosphatase/5'-nucleotidase, whose translation MKQLTLTILETSDVHGNIFPINYGTNKEAEVGLGRIASLIKKERMENENVLLIDNGDLIQGTPLTYHYARIDHEKINPMILLANELNYDAAVFGNHEFNYGQEILSSAIEDSNFPWLSANILNKETGEPYYGQPYLIKEVNELKIGILGLTTPYIPNWEQPENIEGIEFADAVEVAKKWVTFLRNEKKVDLVIVSYHGGFERDLETGEPTETLTGENQGYQICQEVNGIDVLLTGHQHRQIAGNKVNDVIVVQPGNNGIALGKVSLTLENQNGTWKCVEKSSELLPVSGIDADLQLLEKVKDYEESTQKWLDQPIGKIEGDMLVRDPMKTRTTDNALIEFINHVQMEVAGVEISNTALFDNQSPGFPEHVTMRDVVSNYIYPNTLKVIRMTGNDMKEALERSASYFKQYTGGEVEVNPTFTTPKPQHFNYDMWEGIEYIVDIRKPIGERVIKLEYKGNPIDPNGQYDVVMNNYRAGGGGEYFMYKDKPVIKDIPTDVSELIANYILEKKVVKATVNDNWKVIY comes from the coding sequence ATGAAGCAACTAACATTAACAATACTGGAAACTAGCGATGTGCACGGGAATATTTTCCCGATCAATTATGGAACGAATAAGGAAGCAGAGGTCGGTTTAGGAAGAATTGCTTCTTTGATAAAAAAAGAAAGAATGGAAAATGAAAATGTTCTTCTTATTGATAACGGGGACTTAATCCAAGGAACTCCACTTACCTATCATTACGCAAGAATCGATCACGAAAAGATCAATCCAATGATTCTATTGGCAAATGAGTTGAATTATGATGCAGCAGTGTTTGGGAATCATGAATTTAATTATGGTCAAGAGATATTGTCATCTGCAATAGAGGACTCTAATTTTCCATGGTTGTCAGCGAATATTTTAAATAAAGAAACAGGCGAGCCTTACTATGGACAACCATATTTAATAAAGGAAGTTAATGAGCTAAAAATAGGTATCCTCGGTTTAACGACCCCATACATACCGAATTGGGAACAGCCAGAAAACATTGAGGGAATTGAATTTGCCGATGCAGTAGAGGTTGCGAAGAAGTGGGTAACATTTTTGCGAAATGAAAAGAAAGTGGATTTAGTCATTGTTTCGTATCACGGCGGATTCGAGAGAGATCTCGAGACAGGTGAACCGACTGAAACGTTAACGGGAGAAAATCAAGGCTATCAAATTTGCCAAGAGGTAAATGGGATTGATGTATTATTAACCGGGCACCAGCATCGACAAATTGCAGGAAATAAAGTTAATGATGTCATTGTTGTGCAACCTGGAAATAATGGAATTGCTTTAGGCAAGGTTTCGCTAACGCTCGAGAACCAAAATGGTACATGGAAATGTGTTGAAAAATCATCGGAGCTCCTTCCTGTTTCAGGAATTGATGCCGATCTTCAACTTTTAGAAAAGGTAAAGGATTATGAGGAATCGACACAAAAATGGCTGGATCAACCAATTGGTAAAATTGAAGGGGACATGCTTGTTCGGGATCCGATGAAAACAAGAACAACGGATAATGCGTTAATTGAATTTATTAATCATGTTCAAATGGAAGTTGCGGGTGTAGAAATTTCAAATACAGCCTTATTCGATAATCAATCTCCAGGATTTCCTGAACATGTAACGATGAGGGACGTTGTTTCAAACTATATATACCCTAATACATTAAAGGTTATCCGTATGACCGGTAACGATATGAAAGAAGCACTTGAACGCTCGGCTTCCTATTTTAAACAATATACTGGAGGGGAAGTGGAGGTAAATCCAACTTTTACAACTCCAAAGCCGCAACATTTCAACTATGATATGTGGGAAGGTATTGAGTATATTGTTGATATAAGAAAGCCGATAGGTGAACGAGTGATTAAGCTTGAATATAAAGGCAACCCAATCGACCCCAATGGGCAATATGATGTAGTAATGAATAATTACCGTGCCGGCGGCGGAGGCGAGTACTTTATGTATAAGGACAAGCCAGTCATTAAAGATATTCCTACAGATGTATCGGAACTCATCGCGAACTATATATTAGAAAAGAAAGTAGTTAAAGCAACAGTGAATGACAACTGGAAGGTAATTTATTAA
- a CDS encoding phosphate/phosphite/phosphonate ABC transporter substrate-binding protein, giving the protein MLKKFAALFLALGVVAMVMAGCGKSDDKAKDGNKDSSKGFVPKELTIGFVPSQNAETLEAKAKPLAELLEKEIGIPVKVQVTTDYNGVVEAMGSKQLDLGFLPPTDYVLAHEKGYADVLLQALRNGVDPETGKQTDELVDYYYSGVLVRTDSGINSIKDLKGKRIGYQAPTSSAGYVWPAVEMKEKGVDAQKDVKYVQLQGHDKGVQGVLSKDIDAAAVFVDARNIVEKEYPDVYKNTKYLFLTDKIPNDTISVRPDMDQAWKDKIADAFVKIGEDEKGKEIIKAIYSHVGYKKSQDSNFDVVREYTKKIAEVGK; this is encoded by the coding sequence ATGCTGAAAAAATTTGCTGCATTATTTCTAGCACTTGGTGTCGTTGCAATGGTAATGGCAGGGTGTGGAAAAAGCGATGACAAAGCAAAGGATGGCAACAAAGACAGTAGCAAAGGATTCGTTCCTAAGGAATTAACAATTGGGTTTGTACCATCTCAAAATGCTGAAACATTAGAGGCAAAAGCAAAACCTTTAGCAGAACTTCTAGAAAAAGAAATTGGTATTCCTGTTAAAGTTCAAGTAACTACTGACTATAACGGTGTTGTTGAAGCAATGGGTTCAAAACAACTTGACCTTGGTTTCCTACCACCTACTGACTATGTATTAGCACACGAAAAAGGATATGCAGATGTATTACTACAAGCACTACGTAATGGTGTTGACCCTGAAACAGGGAAACAAACAGATGAATTAGTAGATTACTACTATTCTGGAGTACTTGTAAGAACAGATTCTGGTATTAATAGTATTAAAGATTTAAAAGGTAAGAGAATTGGTTACCAAGCTCCAACTTCTTCTGCAGGTTATGTATGGCCAGCCGTTGAAATGAAAGAAAAAGGCGTTGACGCGCAAAAAGACGTTAAGTATGTACAACTACAAGGGCATGACAAAGGTGTACAAGGTGTTCTAAGTAAAGATATCGATGCTGCAGCAGTATTCGTTGATGCACGTAATATCGTAGAAAAAGAATATCCAGATGTATATAAAAATACAAAATACCTATTCTTAACTGATAAAATTCCTAATGATACAATCAGTGTTCGTCCTGACATGGATCAAGCATGGAAAGACAAAATTGCCGATGCATTCGTTAAAATCGGTGAAGATGAAAAAGGTAAAGAAATTATCAAAGCTATTTACTCTCACGTTGGTTATAAAAAATCACAAGACTCTAATTTTGATGTCGTTCGTGAATACACTAAAAAAATCGCTGAAGTAGGTAAATAA
- a CDS encoding IS256 family transposase: MTQLQFNLDMDLLKESVLNSNIDAVIKSAIVLVLNEYMEKERDDYLHADAYERSPEHLDYRNGYYERELTMSIGKIKLRVPRTRNGEFSSSVFEKYSRCDQALVLSMLEMVINGVSTRKVTHIVEQLCGENISKSFVSSLTQKLDPIVNDWAKRPLNITYYPFVFLDAMYIKVREHNRVVSKAVYIATAITDHKKREILGLSVDHAESFESWSHFFKQLKSRGLQSPKLVISDAHQGLQKAIQREFIGTSWQRCNVHFKRNIIERLPKKDSADIRMMIKHIFEAVTIEDTRKCKEELMDQFGENSKYKQALSILDEGFEDTIQYMEYPEDIRCHIRSTNSLERLNQEVRRRERVIRIFPNTQSAFRLVGAVLMHYQETVYSKQKSIKR; encoded by the coding sequence ATGACCCAATTACAGTTTAACCTAGATATGGATCTTTTAAAAGAATCTGTTTTGAATTCCAATATTGACGCAGTTATTAAATCAGCGATTGTTTTAGTTTTAAATGAGTACATGGAAAAGGAAAGAGATGATTATTTACATGCGGACGCTTATGAACGCTCTCCTGAACATCTAGATTACCGCAATGGCTACTATGAAAGAGAACTAACCATGAGTATCGGTAAAATAAAACTAAGAGTGCCTAGAACTCGAAATGGGGAGTTTTCATCTTCCGTTTTTGAAAAATATTCTCGGTGCGACCAGGCTTTAGTTCTCTCTATGCTGGAGATGGTTATCAACGGGGTTTCTACCCGTAAGGTTACGCACATAGTAGAACAACTTTGTGGCGAAAATATCTCGAAGTCATTCGTTTCTTCCCTTACTCAGAAGCTTGATCCTATCGTCAATGATTGGGCCAAACGGCCTTTAAATATAACATACTATCCATTTGTTTTTTTGGATGCAATGTATATAAAAGTAAGAGAACATAACCGTGTAGTCTCTAAAGCTGTTTATATTGCCACAGCTATTACGGATCACAAAAAGCGTGAAATACTTGGTCTAAGTGTAGATCACGCTGAAAGTTTTGAGAGTTGGAGCCATTTTTTTAAACAACTTAAATCACGAGGTCTTCAATCTCCAAAGTTAGTGATTTCAGATGCTCATCAAGGACTACAAAAAGCCATTCAACGAGAATTCATTGGAACTAGCTGGCAAAGGTGTAACGTACATTTTAAACGAAATATCATTGAAAGACTACCTAAAAAAGACTCCGCCGATATTCGAATGATGATAAAGCATATTTTTGAAGCGGTCACTATCGAAGACACCCGGAAATGTAAAGAGGAGCTGATGGATCAGTTTGGTGAAAATTCTAAGTATAAACAGGCACTCTCTATTTTAGATGAAGGGTTCGAAGATACCATTCAATACATGGAGTACCCGGAAGATATACGATGTCACATTCGTAGTACAAATTCTCTTGAACGTTTAAACCAAGAAGTACGTCGAAGAGAAAGAGTTATCCGTATCTTTCCAAATACACAGTCTGCTTTTCGTTTAGTTGGAGCTGTTTTAATGCATTATCAAGAGACCGTATATTCAAAACAAAAATCTATTAAGAGATAG
- the phnE gene encoding phosphonate ABC transporter, permease protein PhnE, producing the protein MSQNQIKKPIGKRIRNWAIVLIVIAIYVWAFAGAPSIALKDSAIQALKAIFHGFLHPDWDYIYDPAGEDLLRTLLETLAIAVLGTFISAILCVPFAFWAARNMTKHRTLSSLGKIVLSCIRVFPELIMALLFIKSVGLGPFAGILALGFHSIGMLGKLFGESIENTEFTAREALIASGANKLQVLWFAIIPEIMPAFMSYTLYRFEISVRSATILGIVGAGGIGAPLIFALNGHSWDRVGIILYGIIIMVTIIDLISAAIRKRLV; encoded by the coding sequence ATGAGCCAAAATCAGATAAAAAAACCAATAGGAAAGCGGATAAGAAACTGGGCAATTGTACTTATCGTTATCGCCATTTATGTTTGGGCATTTGCAGGTGCACCTTCCATTGCACTTAAAGATTCTGCCATTCAAGCTCTTAAGGCGATTTTTCATGGATTTCTTCATCCTGATTGGGATTATATTTATGACCCAGCGGGAGAGGATTTGTTACGTACACTACTTGAAACATTAGCCATCGCTGTTTTAGGTACATTTATTTCGGCTATTCTATGTGTTCCATTTGCTTTCTGGGCTGCAAGAAATATGACGAAGCATCGTACACTTTCAAGTCTTGGGAAAATCGTTTTAAGCTGTATTCGTGTTTTTCCAGAGCTTATTATGGCCTTGCTATTTATTAAATCAGTAGGTCTTGGGCCATTTGCGGGTATTTTAGCACTTGGTTTCCACTCAATTGGTATGCTAGGGAAATTGTTTGGGGAGTCAATTGAAAACACAGAATTTACTGCAAGAGAGGCGTTAATTGCTTCGGGAGCAAACAAGCTTCAAGTATTGTGGTTTGCGATTATTCCGGAAATCATGCCGGCATTCATGTCATATACATTATATCGATTTGAAATTAGTGTACGTTCAGCCACTATCTTAGGTATTGTTGGTGCCGGGGGGATTGGTGCTCCGTTAATCTTTGCATTAAACGGACACTCATGGGATCGTGTAGGGATTATTCTTTATGGAATTATCATTATGGTAACAATTATCGACTTGATCTCAGCAGCTATTCGTAAGCGATTAGTATAA
- the phnE gene encoding phosphonate ABC transporter, permease protein PhnE, whose product MNSIKVKKPSKVKGIVTFLLIVVIIWASALNTDVSFQKLWDGLPNMGTLLNEMFPPDWSYFKSITEPMLATIRMAVLGTTFGGIVAIPIALLSSSNVVRIPVIYQIARFIMNLIRTIPELLLAALFVPIFGIGEIPGILAISVFSFGIIAKLFYEAIETIDPGPLEAMTAVGANKIQWIFFGVIPQVIAHYASFFLYSFEINIRAAAILGYVGAGGIGLFLNNALGFFQYDRVLSIIIYTFIVVVIVDAISNKIREKLL is encoded by the coding sequence ATGAACTCAATAAAGGTGAAAAAGCCGTCAAAAGTTAAGGGAATTGTTACATTCTTACTTATTGTAGTCATCATTTGGGCAAGTGCACTCAATACAGATGTATCATTTCAAAAGCTATGGGATGGGCTTCCTAATATGGGGACCTTGCTTAATGAAATGTTTCCTCCTGATTGGAGCTATTTTAAATCGATTACAGAGCCAATGTTAGCTACTATTCGAATGGCTGTTTTAGGTACAACATTCGGAGGAATTGTGGCTATCCCGATAGCATTGCTTTCTTCAAGTAACGTTGTAAGAATTCCTGTTATTTATCAAATTGCTAGATTTATAATGAACTTAATTCGTACAATTCCGGAATTGTTATTGGCAGCATTATTTGTACCGATTTTTGGGATTGGTGAAATCCCTGGTATTCTAGCCATTTCTGTTTTTTCTTTCGGTATTATTGCGAAATTATTTTATGAAGCAATTGAAACGATTGATCCAGGGCCGCTAGAAGCGATGACAGCAGTTGGAGCAAATAAGATTCAATGGATTTTCTTTGGAGTTATTCCACAAGTTATTGCACACTATGCATCATTTTTCTTATATAGTTTTGAAATTAATATACGTGCAGCCGCTATTCTAGGTTATGTAGGTGCAGGTGGGATAGGATTATTCCTAAATAATGCACTAGGATTTTTCCAATATGACCGTGTATTATCTATTATTATTTATACATTTATCGTGGTTGTCATTGTAGATGCAATAAGTAATAAGATTCGGGAGAAGTTATTATGA
- the phnC gene encoding phosphonate ABC transporter ATP-binding protein, translated as MIEFKNVSKVYPNGTKGLKNVNLTINKGDFVVIVGLSGAGKSTLLRSINRLHEITDGEIIIDGKSITAARGKSLRHIRRDIGMIFQNFNLVKRSSVLRNVLSGRVAYHSTVRTLLGMFPKEDVDLALNALDRVNIKEKAYSRADELSGGQQQRVSIARALAQEAKIILADEPVASLDPFTTRQVMDDLKRINQELGITTIVNLHFVDLARQYATRIIGIRAGEVVYDGPVEEATDDVFSEIYGREIKKDELLGEKEE; from the coding sequence ATGATAGAATTTAAAAATGTATCGAAAGTTTACCCTAATGGAACGAAAGGTTTAAAAAATGTAAACCTTACCATCAATAAGGGAGACTTTGTTGTTATTGTTGGTCTATCGGGGGCAGGTAAATCGACCCTACTTCGTTCTATTAACAGGCTACATGAAATTACTGATGGTGAAATTATCATCGATGGAAAATCTATAACTGCTGCAAGAGGCAAGTCTCTTCGCCATATCCGTCGGGATATCGGTATGATCTTCCAAAACTTTAATCTTGTAAAACGCTCTAGCGTCCTTCGTAATGTATTATCTGGAAGAGTGGCATATCACTCTACTGTCCGTACTCTACTTGGAATGTTCCCAAAAGAAGATGTGGATCTCGCTTTAAATGCACTTGATCGTGTGAACATTAAAGAAAAGGCTTATTCCCGTGCAGATGAACTTTCTGGGGGACAACAGCAACGTGTATCGATCGCTCGTGCCTTAGCGCAAGAAGCAAAAATTATTCTTGCAGATGAACCCGTTGCGTCATTGGACCCGTTTACAACTAGACAAGTTATGGATGATTTGAAACGAATCAACCAGGAATTAGGAATAACAACAATTGTAAACTTGCACTTTGTTGATTTAGCTCGCCAATATGCTACACGAATTATCGGTATACGTGCGGGGGAAGTAGTATATGATGGTCCTGTTGAAGAGGCAACAGATGATGTCTTCTCTGAAATCTATGGACGTGAGATTAAGAAAGATGAGTTGCTAGGAGAGAAGGAAGAATGA